A genomic stretch from Ureibacillus composti includes:
- a CDS encoding competence protein ComK, whose product MKYRKFWHFIKNNKIIAIFPHYDGENSSMIYTHQEHFCLEEKANEAMDRFCKLYGSSIEGRKSATRDRLGYRKNVPILVTPNDAAFPLPSQYNNEEIWIIDLDFYIEELSPNKCKIVYPNDVSFIIPLSKRAVLARRARALEVLRAFTYPVGPLAA is encoded by the coding sequence TTGAAATATCGTAAATTTTGGCATTTTATCAAGAATAATAAGATCATTGCGATCTTCCCTCATTATGACGGAGAAAACTCATCTATGATATATACGCATCAAGAACACTTCTGTTTAGAGGAAAAGGCTAATGAAGCTATGGACCGATTTTGTAAATTATACGGATCTAGCATAGAGGGGAGAAAAAGTGCAACTCGAGATCGCTTAGGTTATCGAAAAAATGTCCCGATTCTTGTGACACCAAATGATGCAGCATTCCCTCTACCAAGTCAGTACAACAACGAAGAGATCTGGATTATCGACTTAGACTTCTATATTGAAGAACTTAGCCCCAATAAGTGTAAAATCGTGTACCCAAATGATGTATCGTTTATCATCCCATTATCAAAAAGAGCAGTATTAGCCAGAAGAGCAAGAGCGTTAGAGGTACTACGTGCTTTTACATATCCAGTTGGACCACTAGCCGCTTAA